The Leadbettera azotonutricia ZAS-9 genome has a window encoding:
- a CDS encoding ABC transporter substrate-binding protein, protein MKRAKTRISAIVSLLALAVVLPGCRQKESPVPDAKGGQTEASVEPPRSELRFGMASELATLDPLDRANTADGRAVLFNVYEGLVKPDASGSLLPALAESFGIGQNGLVYSFVLKEGIKFHDGSIVTAEDVQYTLQTAKEAGFDGYGQIEKIEISASGEINVILKEADPEFLPYLTIGVVPKSNPDRKNKPIGTGPFRIESYTPQQSLVLAKNGYYWNKGLPLLDKVTLVFVADSDALQIGLRGGNIDAAEVVGSIVEQLDRNDFDIIEANSNMVQLFALNNKAKPLDDERVRKAINYAVDKKEIIDTAFYGWGQPSGSPLIPGFRNIYESSLANPYPTDEAKAKALLAEAGYEKGFNLEITVPSNYTMHIDTAQVIVNQLGKVGINATIRLVDWATWLSDVYRSRKYEATIISFDGSGVPLSPRSFLGRYVSTAGGNLINFNNADYDSIYKLALKEGEEGARYSLYKQAQRVISDNAASVFIQDIMSFKVYRNGFKGALSYPLAVIDFSTIYWAN, encoded by the coding sequence ATGAAAAGGGCAAAAACGAGGATTAGCGCGATTGTTTCCCTGCTGGCTCTGGCTGTGGTTTTGCCTGGCTGCCGCCAGAAGGAATCTCCGGTTCCGGATGCCAAAGGCGGGCAAACGGAGGCAAGCGTTGAGCCCCCCCGCAGCGAGCTTCGCTTCGGCATGGCTTCTGAACTGGCAACCCTTGATCCCCTGGATAGGGCCAACACAGCTGACGGACGGGCAGTCCTCTTCAATGTGTACGAGGGCCTGGTAAAACCCGATGCTTCGGGCAGCCTGCTCCCTGCCTTGGCGGAATCTTTCGGCATAGGGCAGAACGGCCTGGTTTACAGTTTTGTTTTAAAGGAAGGGATCAAATTCCACGACGGTTCAATTGTCACCGCAGAGGATGTGCAGTACACACTGCAAACCGCCAAGGAAGCAGGATTCGACGGCTATGGGCAAATCGAAAAAATTGAAATCTCGGCATCCGGAGAAATCAATGTCATTCTAAAAGAAGCGGACCCTGAATTCCTCCCCTACCTCACCATTGGGGTAGTGCCAAAAAGCAACCCTGACAGGAAGAACAAGCCTATAGGCACCGGGCCTTTCAGGATCGAAAGCTATACGCCCCAGCAGTCCCTGGTGCTGGCAAAGAACGGTTACTATTGGAACAAAGGCCTGCCTCTGCTGGACAAGGTTACGCTGGTTTTCGTGGCTGACAGCGATGCCTTGCAAATCGGGCTCCGGGGAGGGAACATAGACGCCGCAGAAGTTGTGGGTTCCATTGTGGAACAGCTTGACCGTAACGACTTTGATATTATCGAAGCCAATTCCAATATGGTGCAGCTCTTCGCATTGAACAACAAAGCGAAACCCCTGGACGATGAACGGGTGCGGAAGGCTATCAATTATGCTGTCGATAAAAAAGAAATTATTGACACTGCTTTTTACGGCTGGGGCCAGCCTTCGGGAAGCCCCCTTATACCTGGGTTCAGGAACATCTACGAATCCTCCCTGGCGAACCCCTACCCCACAGACGAGGCAAAAGCAAAAGCCCTTTTGGCCGAGGCAGGTTATGAGAAAGGGTTCAATCTTGAAATTACTGTGCCTTCAAATTATACCATGCACATTGATACTGCCCAGGTGATTGTGAATCAGCTGGGCAAGGTGGGGATCAATGCCACCATACGGCTTGTGGATTGGGCTACATGGCTCAGCGATGTGTACCGGAGCCGCAAGTACGAGGCCACTATCATTTCCTTTGACGGTTCAGGGGTGCCCCTCTCGCCCAGGAGTTTTCTGGGGCGCTATGTTTCCACAGCCGGGGGCAACCTTATAAACTTCAATAACGCCGATTATGACAGCATTTATAAGCTTGCCCTGAAGGAAGGCGAAGAAGGCGCCAGGTATTCGCTTTACAAGCAGGCCCAGCGCGTCATTTCCGACAATGCAGCCAGCGTGTTCATACAGGACATTATGAGCTTCAAGGTGTACCGAAATGGTTTTAAAGGCGCCCTGAGCTATCCCCTGGCGGTGATAGACTTTTCTACAATATATTGGGCAAACTAG
- a CDS encoding Hpt domain-containing protein has protein sequence MADEGVVYINAEEGMKRVMNNAKLYAKLLGKFKAGTNLDELVAFAAAQDWEKAQGAAHTIKGIAANLSFTELFKQSLDVETQIKGKSLDPASLESLKACFAETLVQIDKVIAQYAA, from the coding sequence ATGGCTGATGAAGGTGTAGTCTATATAAACGCTGAGGAAGGGATGAAGCGGGTGATGAACAATGCCAAGCTTTACGCCAAGCTTCTTGGAAAATTTAAGGCTGGCACAAACCTGGATGAGCTGGTTGCCTTTGCCGCTGCCCAGGACTGGGAAAAGGCCCAAGGCGCCGCTCATACCATTAAAGGCATTGCCGCCAACCTTTCGTTCACCGAGCTTTTTAAGCAATCCCTGGACGTGGAAACCCAGATCAAGGGGAAGTCACTTGACCCCGCGTCCCTGGAGAGCCTTAAAGCTTGTTTCGCCGAGACTTTAGTACAGATCGATAAGGTGATAGCCCAGTATGCCGCTTAA
- a CDS encoding response regulator, whose translation MPLNDKSPTVLVVDDAEVNVMILEEILQDDYHVITANNGKNALEALRKASVLPKLILLDVVMPEMNGREMFDILKADATFKRIPVIFITAENDSESELLAAGAVDFINKPFTPEIVKLRVRNQIELKNYSDSLEEMVAEKTAEATKTLDNALQGLANVIEHRDLESASTSRGPSSMWAPSSATLLIPIPSMPRNSRAFSPISSLSPWPSTMSARLPSPTAYSSSPAALIRKNTRS comes from the coding sequence ATGCCGCTTAACGACAAATCCCCTACAGTCCTTGTGGTCGATGACGCTGAGGTGAATGTCATGATCCTGGAGGAAATACTGCAGGACGATTATCATGTTATCACCGCCAACAATGGGAAGAACGCCCTGGAAGCCCTTCGCAAAGCGTCTGTTCTGCCCAAGCTCATCCTGCTGGACGTGGTTATGCCCGAAATGAACGGCAGGGAAATGTTCGACATACTCAAGGCCGATGCTACCTTCAAGCGCATTCCGGTCATTTTTATCACTGCGGAGAACGATTCCGAAAGCGAACTCCTGGCAGCAGGGGCTGTTGACTTCATCAACAAGCCCTTTACCCCCGAAATCGTCAAATTGAGGGTCAGAAACCAGATAGAATTAAAGAATTATTCGGACAGCCTGGAAGAAATGGTGGCGGAAAAGACCGCCGAGGCCACCAAAACCCTTGACAATGCCCTCCAGGGCCTTGCAAACGTCATTGAGCATCGGGATTTGGAGTCGGCGAGCACGTCAAGAGGACCCAGCTCTATGTGGGCACCCTCCTCAGCTACCTTATTGATACCAATTCCGTCTATGCCGAGGAATTCAAGGGCCTTCAGCCCGATATCATCGTTAAGTCCATGGCCCTCCACGATGTCGGCAAGATTGCCATCCCCGACCGCATACTCCTCAAGCCCGGCCGCCTTGATCCGGAAGAATACGAGATCATGA
- a CDS encoding HD-GYP domain-containing protein, whose protein sequence is MALHDVGKIAIPDRILLKPGRLDPEEYEIMKTHTTRGKEIIGELGDIKSSLYLKHCEEICYGHHERWDGKGYPRQLAGQDIPIAARLASLADVYDALVCARVYKAAMPNTEAVKIIVEGRGTQFDPIIADALVQIQDEFKKISEQYS, encoded by the coding sequence ATGGCCCTCCACGATGTCGGCAAGATTGCCATCCCCGACCGCATACTCCTCAAGCCCGGCCGCCTTGATCCGGAAGAATACGAGATCATGAAGACCCATACCACCAGGGGCAAGGAGATTATCGGGGAGCTGGGGGATATCAAATCTTCCCTTTACCTCAAGCATTGCGAAGAAATATGCTATGGCCACCATGAACGCTGGGACGGCAAGGGCTACCCCCGCCAGCTTGCAGGCCAGGATATTCCCATCGCGGCCCGTCTCGCATCCCTGGCTGATGTCTACGATGCCCTGGTCTGCGCCAGGGTCTATAAAGCCGCCATGCCCAACACCGAGGCAGTGAAGATTATCGTCGAAGGCAGGGGTACTCAATTCGATCCCATCATTGCCGATGCCCTCGTCCAGATCCAGGACGAATTCAAGAAGATAAGCGAACAGTATTCCTGA
- a CDS encoding methyl-accepting chemotaxis protein, which produces MKNNKAAGLCIIAGTIILMALLSAFQIFLFKGDEEAGTAMLLRLSAVNWILAAGGMTLLFLWAAKFLNSLKSSKDALEKNQASLAQFYQILKAHSDRSAEATELLRNEGIEREAEAAHLREVLDLVTGQFSEIEGASVQAIGAIDLIENYFSSLRDAAAEQERFIANAENRLDKAAEPTGSVSFNISETEGKAGSLKKEAAMGEEQSHSVHELIKGASENLEKITEMTGAINQISEQTNILSMNAAIESAHAGSAGAGFAVVAKEIKKLAGSTKENAKNIQDAIKAVTRQIAEALKASELSSGSFGSLSKEIQNLAESLNTVHESAQKNRESPSAAESAILESASIIRKIHDNSADMMANQQSFRSALEQIHALSGKTRAEIKEIRTGTQDALENIAKTQDRIRETLAEAGKLGEGLALGAPSPAVPAKPAAPAKPPAPARPSFEADNSWRKDVAVKSPPLTIW; this is translated from the coding sequence ATGAAAAACAATAAGGCAGCCGGCCTCTGCATCATCGCCGGCACTATAATCCTCATGGCCCTTCTTTCGGCGTTTCAGATTTTTTTGTTCAAAGGCGATGAAGAAGCCGGGACCGCCATGCTCCTCAGGTTGAGCGCCGTTAACTGGATACTGGCTGCAGGAGGCATGACCCTCCTCTTCCTTTGGGCTGCAAAATTCTTGAATAGCCTAAAAAGCTCAAAGGACGCCCTGGAAAAGAATCAAGCATCCCTGGCGCAATTCTATCAAATTCTAAAGGCTCATAGCGATCGCAGCGCCGAGGCCACTGAGCTTCTCAGGAATGAAGGCATTGAAAGGGAAGCCGAGGCGGCCCATCTCCGGGAAGTCCTTGATTTGGTGACCGGCCAGTTCAGCGAAATTGAAGGCGCTTCGGTCCAGGCTATAGGGGCTATCGACCTTATTGAAAATTATTTTTCTTCCCTTAGGGATGCCGCAGCGGAACAGGAACGTTTCATTGCCAATGCGGAAAACCGGCTTGATAAAGCGGCAGAACCTACGGGCTCTGTTTCCTTCAACATCAGCGAAACAGAAGGCAAAGCCGGAAGCCTCAAAAAAGAAGCTGCTATGGGCGAGGAACAGTCCCATTCGGTCCACGAGCTTATAAAAGGGGCTTCCGAGAACCTCGAAAAGATCACGGAAATGACGGGGGCAATAAACCAGATTTCCGAGCAGACCAATATACTCTCCATGAATGCCGCCATAGAAAGCGCCCATGCGGGATCTGCGGGAGCAGGTTTTGCGGTTGTGGCAAAGGAAATAAAAAAACTGGCAGGGTCCACCAAAGAAAACGCCAAAAACATTCAGGATGCCATCAAGGCCGTCACCCGGCAAATCGCCGAAGCCCTTAAGGCCAGCGAGCTTTCTTCCGGCAGCTTCGGCTCCTTAAGCAAGGAAATACAAAACCTGGCAGAAAGCCTCAATACAGTGCATGAATCGGCCCAAAAGAACCGTGAAAGCCCAAGCGCCGCCGAATCGGCGATTCTCGAGTCCGCGAGCATCATCAGAAAAATCCATGACAACAGTGCAGACATGATGGCCAACCAGCAGAGTTTCCGTTCTGCCCTGGAGCAGATCCATGCCCTCTCCGGCAAAACCCGTGCCGAGATAAAAGAGATACGCACTGGAACCCAGGATGCCCTTGAAAATATTGCAAAAACCCAGGACAGGATACGCGAGACCCTTGCAGAAGCCGGAAAGCTGGGCGAGGGCCTTGCCTTGGGCGCCCCCTCGCCTGCTGTTCCTGCAAAGCCTGCTGCCCCGGCAAAGCCCCCTGCTCCGGCAAGGCCCTCTTTCGAAGCAGACAACTCCTGGCGGAAGGATGTGGCAGTCAAGTCGCCGCCTCTGACTATTTGGTAG
- a CDS encoding deoxycytidylate deaminase — protein sequence MEETNYTRPTWDEYFMEVCDAISKRATCDRGRSGCVIAKDNQILVTGYVGAPAGLPHCDEVGHQFKKMLHEDGSVTTHCVRTVHAEQNAICQAAKRGISIAGSTLYCRMTPCRTCAMLIINCGIIRVVCQRRYHDGTDSEAMFEKAGIKLEYIYNETQQYEKQ from the coding sequence ATGGAAGAAACAAACTACACAAGGCCCACCTGGGACGAATATTTTATGGAAGTTTGCGACGCAATTTCCAAACGGGCCACCTGCGACAGGGGCCGTTCGGGCTGTGTCATTGCAAAAGACAACCAGATCCTGGTCACAGGCTATGTGGGCGCCCCTGCGGGCCTCCCCCACTGCGACGAGGTCGGGCACCAGTTCAAAAAAATGCTCCATGAAGACGGGAGCGTCACTACCCACTGCGTACGCACCGTCCATGCTGAACAGAACGCCATTTGCCAGGCTGCCAAACGAGGCATAAGCATCGCGGGCTCTACCCTCTACTGCCGCATGACCCCTTGCCGTACCTGCGCCATGCTGATTATCAATTGCGGCATAATCCGTGTGGTCTGCCAGAGGCGCTACCATGACGGTACCGATTCGGAGGCTATGTTCGAAAAAGCGGGAATCAAATTGGAATATATCTATAATGAAACTCAACAATATGAAAAACAATAA
- a CDS encoding 1-phosphofructokinase family hexose kinase — translation MKAPCFLTVSMNPTLQKTLVFSDLIPDRVNRTGEYRLDTAGKGIDVSRVLTQLGKDCTHLTQLGGMFRPLFLELCAEDNLKVEWVESSSPIRFCYTLINKAARQVTELVEEGDKVGEGTEKRLMAALDRLLDGRACMIISGTKAAGFSDALIPEMVRMAKAKGLRVVLDVRGKDLLNSLPHKPDVIKPNLYEFAATFAPDLVERNEIAGDPGFIKKRVAALCEELHARHGSKIVLTRGSSSVWYFESHELEEFTVVPVEALNTIGSGDAFTAGFSAALEDGASLKDAVAEGSRCGKLNAALLRPGVIC, via the coding sequence ATGAAGGCTCCCTGTTTTTTGACTGTTTCCATGAATCCCACTCTTCAAAAAACCCTGGTTTTTTCTGATTTAATCCCCGACAGGGTGAACCGTACCGGGGAATACCGCCTGGACACTGCGGGAAAAGGCATTGATGTAAGCCGGGTCCTGACCCAGCTGGGCAAGGACTGCACTCACCTGACCCAGCTGGGGGGTATGTTCCGGCCGCTTTTTCTGGAACTCTGCGCTGAGGATAATCTCAAGGTAGAATGGGTCGAGAGCTCGAGCCCTATACGGTTCTGCTATACCCTCATCAATAAAGCGGCCCGCCAGGTTACAGAGCTGGTGGAAGAAGGCGATAAAGTGGGGGAGGGGACTGAAAAAAGGCTGATGGCAGCCCTTGACCGCCTTCTTGACGGCAGGGCTTGCATGATTATTTCCGGCACCAAGGCGGCAGGCTTTTCCGACGCCCTCATTCCGGAAATGGTTCGCATGGCAAAGGCAAAGGGTCTCAGGGTGGTGCTGGATGTCCGGGGCAAGGATCTCCTCAACAGCCTGCCCCATAAACCCGACGTGATTAAGCCAAACCTCTATGAATTTGCCGCCACCTTTGCGCCGGACCTGGTGGAGCGCAATGAAATCGCAGGGGATCCGGGTTTCATAAAAAAACGCGTTGCAGCCCTTTGCGAAGAGCTTCATGCAAGACACGGTTCCAAAATAGTCCTCACAAGGGGCTCTTCATCGGTCTGGTATTTTGAGTCCCATGAGCTTGAGGAATTCACCGTTGTTCCTGTGGAAGCTCTGAATACCATAGGTTCAGGGGATGCCTTCACCGCAGGCTTTTCCGCGGCCCTTGAAGACGGAGCGTCTCTCAAAGACGCAGTGGCAGAAGGGTCCCGCTGCGGCAAGCTCAACGCAGCCCTGCTCAGGCCCGGGGTGATATGCTAG
- the cyaB gene encoding class IV adenylate cyclase, producing MATEIELKAWVDNPQAVQLKLDSIAEFKGSFDRADEYWFPKDGEKRSFPKSGLRIRGETFAFPDGRAEEIVHATFKNKELRDGIEVNDEREFDVSSAAEFEELLALLGLEKRKAKHKKGRSYKYQSLTAELTELMGLGWFAEIEILADNSRSETVAKARAELLGFLAKIGIDESKIETRYYTEMLASISPRA from the coding sequence ATGGCAACTGAAATAGAATTGAAGGCCTGGGTGGACAATCCACAAGCTGTCCAGCTGAAATTGGACAGTATTGCGGAATTTAAAGGCTCTTTTGACAGGGCCGATGAATATTGGTTCCCTAAAGATGGAGAAAAGCGCAGCTTCCCGAAATCGGGGCTTCGGATACGGGGCGAGACTTTTGCTTTTCCTGATGGCAGGGCAGAAGAAATTGTCCATGCTACCTTCAAAAACAAGGAACTGCGGGACGGCATTGAGGTTAACGATGAAAGGGAATTCGATGTCTCCTCGGCTGCTGAGTTTGAAGAACTCCTCGCCTTGCTGGGCCTGGAAAAAAGAAAAGCCAAACATAAAAAAGGACGCTCCTATAAATACCAAAGCCTCACTGCCGAATTGACAGAGCTGATGGGCCTGGGCTGGTTCGCAGAGATTGAAATCCTGGCGGATAATAGCCGGAGCGAAACGGTTGCCAAAGCCAGGGCCGAACTCCTGGGCTTCCTCGCAAAAATCGGCATTGACGAGAGCAAAATTGAAACCAGGTATTATACGGAGATGCTGGCTAGCATATCACCCCGGGCCTGA
- a CDS encoding M23 family metallopeptidase, which yields MNHRKGIIGIILVFLTFLQLLYAEEKVHVVQKGDTIYSIARAFFVDKDELMKYNGITDPTKLQAGQRLRIPAASAVMASSPAAAQGQELMHKAAKGDTFYGIARRYGITVDELLAANSLAKDYILKLGDMLRIPGKQSVPAPNAPAAGTAVSAAPRPIEARDVDASVRWPVTARELSYMTGKMSGVVVTGDRAEAVKSLSAGTVISAGPYRGFGRIAIVQAAGAYLYVYGGCESLSVKEGDIVGSGTELGRLGIDAVSGKPQLFFMVYRSNAPVDPAKAPRT from the coding sequence ATGAACCATCGAAAAGGTATAATTGGCATAATTTTGGTCTTTTTGACTTTTCTGCAGTTGTTGTATGCAGAGGAGAAGGTTCATGTTGTCCAGAAGGGGGATACAATATACTCAATAGCCCGTGCTTTTTTTGTCGACAAGGACGAGCTTATGAAGTACAATGGAATAACAGATCCGACAAAGCTGCAGGCAGGGCAGCGGCTGAGGATCCCAGCCGCCTCTGCTGTTATGGCTTCATCGCCTGCGGCGGCGCAGGGCCAGGAATTAATGCATAAAGCAGCCAAGGGCGATACGTTCTATGGCATAGCCAGAAGGTATGGCATCACTGTTGATGAGCTCTTGGCGGCTAACAGCCTGGCAAAAGATTACATCCTTAAGCTGGGAGATATGCTGCGCATACCAGGCAAGCAGAGCGTTCCTGCACCGAACGCCCCTGCAGCGGGAACGGCTGTTTCGGCAGCCCCAAGGCCAATTGAAGCCCGGGATGTGGATGCATCGGTGCGCTGGCCTGTGACAGCCAGGGAACTGAGCTATATGACGGGCAAGATGAGCGGTGTGGTAGTCACCGGCGACAGGGCAGAAGCTGTAAAAAGCCTTAGCGCAGGAACAGTTATATCAGCCGGTCCTTACAGGGGGTTTGGGCGGATTGCCATTGTCCAGGCAGCAGGAGCTTATTTGTATGTTTACGGCGGTTGTGAAAGCCTCTCGGTCAAGGAGGGAGATATAGTAGGGTCCGGGACAGAGTTAGGCAGATTGGGAATCGATGCGGTTTCCGGCAAGCCTCAGCTCTTCTTCATGGTATACCGGAGCAATGCGCCGGTTGATCCGGCCAAGGCCCCCAGAACCTGA
- a CDS encoding sigma-70 family RNA polymerase sigma factor, translating to MNDVVSERNRIVKRRQNTASRSHKKPRLAKETDPLALYFKQISKYSLLSANDEREIGEEMVNLTTKIQDLEISYKTRKKDTSYKTRRENLDNLVLVNKNRMINSNLRLVVSIAKNYQHRGLSLLDLIDEGNIGLIEAVGRFDYTRGCRFSTYGTWWIRQAIIKSIADKGRVIRIPIHMLNIIKKCYFVAKQLTQDLGRDPSDEELSEYLGLPVAKVKEIVKLSQETTSLDTIVDDGNFTRLADLIKDESTVSPFEAAFSMTLQEAMGEILTRLSEREMKIIQFRFGLAGEGPLTLEETGKLLGITRERVRQIQEKATFKLRNYEELYAFKDEP from the coding sequence ATGAACGACGTAGTTTCTGAAAGAAACCGGATTGTCAAAAGGCGGCAGAATACAGCCTCGAGATCCCACAAGAAACCCAGATTAGCCAAAGAAACAGATCCATTGGCTCTGTACTTCAAACAAATTTCCAAATATTCCCTCCTTTCTGCAAATGACGAAAGGGAAATAGGCGAAGAGATGGTAAACCTCACGACCAAGATTCAGGATTTGGAAATATCCTACAAAACCAGGAAAAAAGACACTAGCTATAAAACACGCCGCGAAAACCTCGACAATTTGGTTCTCGTGAATAAAAACAGGATGATCAATTCCAATTTGCGCCTTGTGGTGAGCATTGCAAAGAATTACCAGCACCGGGGGCTTTCGCTTTTGGACTTGATTGATGAAGGGAATATCGGCCTCATCGAAGCAGTAGGGCGATTCGACTACACCAGGGGCTGCCGTTTTTCGACCTACGGCACCTGGTGGATCAGGCAGGCTATCATAAAGAGCATTGCCGACAAGGGCAGGGTTATACGCATACCCATACACATGCTCAATATCATCAAGAAATGCTACTTCGTGGCAAAGCAGCTTACCCAGGATCTGGGCAGGGACCCCAGCGACGAAGAGCTCTCCGAATATTTAGGTCTCCCGGTAGCCAAGGTAAAAGAGATAGTAAAACTGTCCCAGGAAACCACAAGCCTCGACACCATTGTGGACGACGGCAACTTTACCCGCCTTGCGGATCTCATTAAAGATGAATCCACGGTGTCGCCTTTTGAAGCGGCCTTTTCCATGACCCTCCAGGAAGCCATGGGGGAAATCCTTACCCGCCTTTCGGAACGGGAGATGAAGATCATCCAGTTCCGCTTTGGCCTTGCAGGGGAAGGGCCTCTTACCCTGGAAGAGACAGGCAAGCTCCTGGGTATCACCAGGGAACGGGTGAGGCAGATTCAGGAAAAAGCCACCTTCAAGCTGCGCAATTATGAGGAGCTTTACGCTTTCAAGGATGAACCGTAA
- a CDS encoding ABC transporter ATP-binding protein — protein sequence MIELRGIKKAFKVSKRKKGLGSAALSLFHREYDYIRALDGISFSLAEGEIAGFIGPNGAGKSTAIKIMGGILVPDSGECTVMGMCPWKQRKKYVGHIGVVFGQRTQLWWDVPVQDSFDLLRDIYRIPEERYRENLGELIELLEMASFIRTPLRQLSLGQRMRCEIAASLLHDPQVLFLDEPTIGLDAVSKLAVRRIITRLNKERKITVILTSHDMDDIEALTSRILLIGKGKLLYDGELSRLRERYDRQRRLELSFEAGEEAPKIEGVKLMSRKEAHAVYEVDTGIVSVSAALGILGESLTIRDMSAGSRPIEEIIASIYQEGEL from the coding sequence ATGATAGAACTCAGGGGCATTAAAAAGGCTTTTAAGGTTTCCAAACGAAAAAAAGGCCTTGGATCTGCCGCGCTTTCCCTTTTTCACCGGGAGTATGATTATATCCGCGCATTGGACGGCATTTCCTTTTCCCTTGCCGAAGGGGAGATAGCTGGCTTTATCGGGCCCAATGGCGCAGGCAAGTCCACAGCCATCAAGATCATGGGCGGCATACTGGTTCCCGATTCAGGGGAGTGCACAGTCATGGGCATGTGCCCCTGGAAGCAGCGGAAAAAATACGTGGGCCATATCGGGGTTGTGTTCGGCCAGCGCACTCAGCTCTGGTGGGATGTGCCGGTTCAGGATTCTTTTGATCTTTTACGGGACATTTACAGGATACCGGAAGAACGCTACAGGGAAAACCTCGGCGAATTAATTGAGCTTCTCGAAATGGCCTCCTTCATCCGGACGCCCCTGCGCCAGCTCAGCCTTGGGCAGAGGATGCGCTGCGAAATCGCCGCTTCCCTCCTCCACGACCCCCAGGTTCTTTTTCTTGATGAACCTACCATAGGCCTTGATGCAGTATCGAAACTTGCGGTGCGCAGGATTATTACCAGGCTCAACAAAGAAAGGAAAATTACCGTCATCCTCACTTCCCACGATATGGATGACATAGAAGCCCTTACAAGCCGCATACTCCTTATAGGCAAGGGGAAGCTTCTTTACGATGGGGAACTTTCAAGACTGCGGGAACGTTACGACAGGCAGAGGCGCCTGGAACTGAGCTTTGAGGCCGGCGAAGAAGCTCCGAAGATCGAAGGGGTAAAACTCATGTCCCGCAAAGAGGCCCATGCTGTCTATGAAGTGGATACCGGCATTGTGAGTGTTTCTGCTGCCCTGGGCATATTAGGCGAAAGCCTCACCATCAGGGATATGAGCGCCGGAAGCCGGCCTATAGAAGAGATCATCGCCTCCATCTACCAGGAAGGGGAATTATGA
- a CDS encoding ABC transporter permease, translating into MRPARLAWAKPYLGIFKMRLIAGMQYRAAAWAGVATQLFWGGIQLLVFWAFYRSMKPGAQEPMAFGQLADFVWLRQAFLALVMLWAQDNELLEMIAGGNVAYELCRPLSLYSFWFSRMLAYRISRTLLRCLPIFLIALLLPEPWRFHLPPDFFAVSLFVPSLIFASLLVTAISMFVCILTFISLSPYGARLFVGVAAEFLMGALLPIPFMPEALQKALNVLPFRYIADFPFRVYSGNISGDEALIGLGIQVSWTLVLVGLGIWGFKSVQKRLVVQGG; encoded by the coding sequence ATGAGACCTGCCCGATTGGCATGGGCAAAGCCCTACCTTGGCATTTTTAAAATGCGCCTTATTGCAGGCATGCAGTACAGGGCGGCAGCCTGGGCAGGAGTGGCGACACAGCTTTTTTGGGGCGGCATACAGCTTCTTGTTTTTTGGGCTTTTTACCGGAGCATGAAACCGGGCGCCCAGGAGCCCATGGCTTTTGGCCAGCTTGCGGATTTTGTCTGGCTGCGTCAGGCCTTCCTCGCCCTTGTGATGCTCTGGGCCCAGGACAATGAGCTTTTGGAAATGATAGCCGGGGGGAATGTAGCCTACGAATTATGCAGGCCCTTGTCGCTTTATTCATTCTGGTTTAGCCGCATGCTGGCTTACAGGATTTCCCGTACTCTTTTGCGCTGTCTTCCCATTTTTTTAATCGCATTGCTGCTTCCCGAACCCTGGCGTTTTCATCTGCCTCCGGATTTTTTCGCTGTATCGCTTTTTGTGCCTTCCCTCATTTTTGCTTCTCTTCTGGTAACGGCAATATCCATGTTTGTCTGTATCTTGACTTTCATAAGCCTTTCGCCTTATGGGGCAAGGCTCTTTGTGGGGGTGGCTGCGGAGTTCCTCATGGGCGCGTTGCTCCCCATTCCCTTTATGCCGGAAGCATTGCAGAAAGCGCTTAATGTCCTCCCCTTTAGGTACATTGCTGATTTTCCCTTCAGGGTTTATAGCGGAAACATAAGTGGGGATGAAGCCCTCATTGGCTTGGGCATTCAGGTTTCCTGGACTCTCGTTCTCGTTGGCCTTGGAATATGGGGCTTTAAATCAGTGCAGAAACGCCTTGTGGTGCAGGGGGGCTGA